Proteins encoded in a region of the Mycolicibacterium duvalii genome:
- a CDS encoding SDR family NAD(P)-dependent oxidoreductase, with protein sequence MSGDRRLAVVTGGARGIGEAIVAALVDAGYRVAIVDVNAKALAKSRDTDIVRSGRALPVELSITDRQAVEREIGRLTDEHGPIAALVNNAGMTLPGSFLDQTDEDWDRIVAVNLTGSFIMAQVCARQMVTENAGAIVNISSVSAHGVRTGPPAYAAAKAGVEGLSRLMAVQLGPFGIRVNTVVVGTTATPWLLSRKTDDELETMRSSTLTGALGEPEDIGATVAFLCSDASKHVTGQLISVSGGQWMP encoded by the coding sequence GTGTCGGGTGATCGGCGGTTGGCCGTCGTCACCGGCGGCGCGCGCGGGATCGGCGAAGCGATCGTGGCGGCCCTGGTCGACGCGGGCTACCGGGTCGCGATCGTCGACGTGAACGCGAAAGCGCTGGCGAAGTCACGTGACACCGACATCGTCCGCTCCGGTCGGGCACTTCCGGTCGAGTTGTCCATCACCGACCGCCAAGCGGTCGAACGTGAAATCGGCCGGCTGACCGATGAACACGGCCCGATCGCCGCGCTGGTCAACAATGCCGGTATGACGCTGCCGGGCTCCTTCCTCGACCAGACCGACGAGGACTGGGACCGGATCGTCGCCGTCAACCTGACCGGTTCCTTCATCATGGCCCAGGTGTGCGCGCGCCAGATGGTCACCGAGAACGCCGGTGCCATCGTCAACATCAGCTCGGTGTCGGCCCACGGCGTGCGCACCGGCCCGCCGGCCTACGCCGCGGCCAAGGCCGGCGTCGAAGGGCTGAGCAGGCTGATGGCCGTCCAGTTGGGGCCGTTCGGCATCCGGGTCAACACCGTCGTGGTCGGCACCACCGCGACGCCCTGGCTGTTGTCCCGCAAGACCGACGACGAGCTCGAGACCATGCGAAGCTCGACGCTCACCGGCGCGCTCGGCGAGCCAGAGGACATCGGCGCGACCGTCGCGTTCCTGTGCTCGGATGCATCCAAACACGTCACCGGGCAGCTCATCTCGGTGTCCGGCGGCCAGTGGATGCCCTGA
- a CDS encoding enoyl-CoA hydratase/isomerase family protein has protein sequence MHLERILFDVSSHVATITINRPERLNATDDLTRTELGWAWGQVRDDPDIRVAIITGAGDRAFSAGQDIKATAQGGIKNKVPGSRLHHNVWKPVICALNGMAVGGGLHQVADADLIIAAEHAELIDTHLQVGNVFALEPAVLLRRMPISMVMQLALMSKEGRISAARAHQIGLVNEVVPADRLQQRAREIALSIAALSPATTQASIKAMWASLDVGLHAANDVAYRYVLQHQMTHPDYREGMAAFAEKREPHWVVE, from the coding sequence GTGCATCTGGAGCGAATTCTGTTCGATGTCAGCAGCCACGTCGCCACCATCACCATCAACCGGCCCGAACGGCTCAACGCTACCGACGACCTGACCCGCACCGAACTCGGCTGGGCGTGGGGGCAGGTGCGCGACGACCCGGACATCCGGGTCGCCATCATCACCGGCGCCGGCGACCGCGCATTCAGCGCGGGCCAGGACATCAAGGCCACGGCGCAGGGCGGGATCAAGAACAAGGTTCCGGGCTCCCGGCTGCACCACAACGTGTGGAAGCCCGTCATCTGCGCGCTCAACGGGATGGCGGTCGGTGGTGGTCTGCACCAGGTCGCCGACGCCGACCTGATCATCGCGGCCGAACACGCCGAACTCATCGACACCCACCTGCAGGTGGGGAACGTCTTTGCGCTCGAACCCGCGGTGCTGTTGCGCCGCATGCCGATCTCGATGGTCATGCAGCTGGCCCTGATGTCCAAAGAGGGCCGGATCAGCGCAGCACGGGCCCACCAGATCGGCCTGGTCAACGAAGTCGTCCCGGCGGATCGCCTGCAGCAGCGTGCCCGGGAGATCGCCCTGTCCATCGCGGCGCTGTCGCCCGCGACCACACAGGCATCGATCAAGGCCATGTGGGCCAGCCTCGACGTCGGTCTGCACGCCGCCAACGACGTGGCCTACCGGTACGTCCTACAGCACCAGATGACCCACCCCGACTACCGGGAAGGTATGGCTGCCTTCGCGGAGAAGCGCGAACCGCACTGGGTCGTCGAATGA
- a CDS encoding class I adenylate-forming enzyme family protein — protein sequence MRTFEYPPLPYQPTIPVVLASVAADHGDRDLVVTCREDGSVERISYARANSESATMAARLVSLGVTKGVRVGILAPNGPDFVTAFLAVTRIGAVAVPLNTFLQPAELAWVLRDADIQTVLSTETILGKDMLGRIRAAADGLNSPLRSPVLPQLRHVLPLGPTSARWPAAWPQPVDADFLAACEQTVRPTDDLLVIYTSGSTSHPKGIVHTHGTAITHSRFIAAEHGWCESDRIYVPMVFFWVAGLVFGFLGPFQFGATVLTDHKFEAGHVLRLLEREHATYTTGFPHIGPALVNHPDFATTDLSHLREGYQQVLLPPGRRTDDPSLRVAQLGMTETCSSHTWWPPHEQVPESKRGSLGVSAPGYEHKVIDEDGIEVPNGVTGEICVRGTALLRAMIGKHWHEVVDRDGWLHTKDAGYRDDDGHLYFAGRIDEMIKTSGTNVAPMEVEAELRRLPEVRVAYVVGLPDPERGALVSAAVVLNDGHQASGEELAAACRSRLAAYKVPKRWVILTDTERLPYTTTDKIDKRTLTTLMSEGTLS from the coding sequence ATGAGAACGTTCGAGTATCCCCCGCTGCCCTACCAGCCCACCATCCCGGTCGTGCTGGCGTCGGTCGCCGCCGACCACGGTGACCGCGACCTGGTCGTCACCTGTCGCGAGGACGGCTCGGTCGAACGAATCAGCTACGCTCGAGCGAACTCCGAATCCGCCACCATGGCAGCACGACTGGTGAGCCTGGGGGTGACCAAAGGCGTCCGGGTGGGCATTCTGGCACCGAACGGACCGGACTTCGTGACCGCGTTCCTCGCCGTCACCAGGATCGGTGCCGTCGCCGTACCGCTGAACACCTTCCTGCAACCCGCCGAACTGGCCTGGGTGTTGCGCGATGCCGACATTCAGACGGTGTTGTCGACGGAGACCATCCTCGGCAAGGACATGCTCGGCCGGATCCGCGCTGCCGCCGACGGGCTGAATTCACCGCTGCGATCGCCGGTTCTACCCCAGTTGCGCCATGTCCTTCCGCTGGGCCCGACCTCCGCCCGGTGGCCCGCCGCCTGGCCGCAACCAGTGGACGCCGACTTCCTGGCGGCCTGCGAGCAGACCGTCCGCCCCACCGACGACCTCCTGGTGATCTACACCTCGGGCAGCACGTCGCACCCGAAGGGCATCGTGCACACCCACGGCACGGCGATCACCCATTCCCGGTTCATCGCCGCCGAACACGGCTGGTGCGAGAGCGACCGGATCTACGTGCCCATGGTGTTCTTCTGGGTCGCCGGGTTGGTGTTCGGCTTCCTCGGTCCGTTCCAGTTCGGCGCCACCGTGCTCACCGATCACAAATTCGAAGCCGGGCACGTGCTGCGTCTCTTGGAGCGCGAACACGCGACCTACACAACGGGTTTCCCACATATCGGCCCGGCCCTGGTCAATCATCCCGACTTCGCCACCACCGATCTGTCGCATCTGCGCGAGGGCTACCAACAGGTCCTGTTGCCCCCCGGGCGCCGTACTGATGATCCGTCCCTGCGGGTGGCCCAGCTGGGCATGACCGAGACGTGCAGCAGCCACACCTGGTGGCCACCGCACGAGCAGGTACCGGAGTCCAAACGCGGATCGCTCGGGGTCTCCGCGCCCGGGTACGAGCACAAGGTGATCGACGAGGACGGCATCGAGGTTCCCAACGGCGTCACCGGTGAGATCTGCGTCCGCGGAACCGCTCTCCTGCGTGCGATGATCGGCAAGCACTGGCACGAGGTGGTCGACCGTGACGGGTGGTTGCATACCAAGGACGCCGGCTACCGCGACGACGACGGCCACCTGTATTTCGCCGGCCGGATCGACGAGATGATCAAGACGTCGGGCACCAACGTGGCGCCGATGGAGGTCGAGGCCGAGCTGCGACGGCTGCCCGAAGTCCGGGTCGCCTACGTCGTCGGCCTCCCGGACCCGGAGCGGGGCGCCCTCGTCAGTGCCGCAGTGGTCCTCAACGACGGGCACCAGGCCAGCGGCGAAGAGCTCGCGGCCGCATGTCGTTCCCGGCTCGCCGCCTACAAAGTGCCGAAGCGCTGGGTCATCCTGACCGATACCGAACGGTTGCCCTACACCACCACCGACAAGATCGACAAGCGGACGCTGACGACGCTGATGAGCGAGGGAACACTGTCGTGA
- a CDS encoding nuclear transport factor 2 family protein produces the protein MTVQDHPDLAELTARVERLEALDEIRQLAAKYAVALDMRDLDALVNLFIDDVGVPGRRRGREALRQWYDTELRHDLLGTAHGVLGHVIDIHDADHASGLVYSRNELETESVWVIELMAYLDDYERRDRQWFFVRRTPLFWYESDLTRPPLGLRKMRWPNTSAHEGSFHDAFPSWREFCDAHEARQGRLDAPVPAPAAPGTWISTLRRHSAVPRVSSTGRADDDPRNRPHDS, from the coding sequence GTGACGGTGCAGGACCACCCCGATCTCGCCGAACTCACGGCCCGCGTCGAGCGACTCGAGGCCCTCGACGAGATCCGGCAGCTGGCCGCCAAGTACGCGGTCGCGCTGGACATGCGCGACCTCGACGCGCTGGTCAACCTGTTCATCGACGACGTTGGCGTGCCGGGCCGGCGACGCGGTCGCGAGGCACTGCGGCAGTGGTATGACACCGAGCTCCGCCACGACCTCCTGGGCACTGCGCACGGTGTGCTCGGCCACGTCATCGACATCCACGATGCCGACCACGCGTCAGGCCTGGTGTACTCGCGCAACGAGCTCGAGACCGAATCGGTCTGGGTGATCGAGCTGATGGCCTATCTGGACGACTACGAACGTCGGGACCGACAGTGGTTCTTCGTCCGGCGAACCCCGCTGTTCTGGTACGAGAGTGACCTGACACGCCCTCCGCTGGGTCTGCGAAAGATGCGGTGGCCCAACACCTCCGCGCATGAAGGCAGTTTCCACGACGCATTCCCGAGCTGGCGGGAGTTCTGCGACGCTCACGAGGCTCGCCAGGGCCGACTCGACGCGCCCGTCCCGGCGCCCGCCGCGCCGGGTACCTGGATCAGCACCCTGCGTCGGCACAGCGCGGTGCCACGGGTCAGCTCGACCGGTCGCGCCGACGACGACCCACGAAACAGGCCACATGACAGCTGA
- a CDS encoding acyl-CoA dehydrogenase family protein, with protein MTADSTPTAFTLTTERREFRSAVRAFLEHHSPESEVRRVMESPCGYDPEMWRAMADQLNLHGLVIPEEFGGEGFGYAELAIVMEELGAALVPGPYFSSAVLAAGVLVHGADDTAKSRYLPAIADGSSIATLALTERAGHWNPEQVDTRAHQSQHGWILNGTKHYVPDGDIADLVLVVARAEDGLGVFCVDDVATLARRPQSTLDGTRRQAVIDLAATPATRLRVDAGQLQRALAHASAALASEQVGGAQRCLDIAVDYAKVRHQFGRPIGSFQAIRHTCADLMLEIECARGAAQYAAHAADAYPDTLPAAAALAKAHASDAYQRAAAANIQLHGGIGFTWEHPAHLYFKRAKSSAMLLGDSDHQRRLLADLVGL; from the coding sequence ATGACAGCTGATTCGACGCCGACAGCGTTCACCCTGACCACCGAGCGACGCGAATTTCGCTCGGCGGTGCGGGCATTCCTCGAACACCATTCACCCGAGTCGGAGGTTCGCCGGGTGATGGAGTCACCCTGCGGGTACGACCCCGAGATGTGGCGTGCGATGGCCGACCAACTGAATCTGCATGGCCTCGTCATACCGGAGGAGTTCGGAGGCGAGGGCTTCGGCTACGCGGAGCTGGCGATCGTCATGGAGGAACTGGGCGCCGCACTGGTCCCTGGGCCGTACTTCTCCTCTGCGGTGCTGGCCGCCGGCGTGCTCGTGCACGGTGCCGACGACACCGCCAAGAGCCGGTACCTGCCGGCGATCGCCGACGGATCCTCGATCGCGACGCTCGCCCTCACCGAACGCGCGGGTCACTGGAACCCCGAGCAGGTCGACACCCGAGCACACCAGTCCCAGCACGGATGGATCCTCAACGGCACCAAGCACTACGTTCCCGACGGCGACATCGCAGACCTTGTGCTGGTGGTCGCGCGTGCCGAGGACGGCCTCGGCGTGTTCTGCGTGGACGACGTCGCGACGCTGGCCAGACGGCCGCAATCGACCCTGGACGGCACCCGCCGCCAAGCCGTCATCGACCTGGCCGCCACACCCGCCACCCGGCTGAGGGTCGATGCGGGCCAATTGCAGCGTGCACTGGCGCACGCGTCCGCCGCGCTCGCCAGCGAGCAGGTCGGCGGCGCTCAACGATGCCTCGACATCGCGGTCGACTACGCGAAAGTGCGCCACCAGTTCGGTCGCCCAATCGGATCGTTCCAAGCCATTCGCCACACATGTGCCGACCTGATGCTCGAGATCGAATGCGCCCGGGGCGCAGCCCAGTACGCCGCGCACGCCGCCGATGCCTACCCCGATACGCTGCCCGCGGCGGCGGCGCTGGCCAAAGCACATGCCTCGGATGCCTACCAGCGGGCGGCCGCCGCGAACATCCAGTTGCATGGCGGCATCGGATTCACCTGGGAACATCCCGCGCACCTGTACTTCAAACGCGCCAAGTCCTCGGCCATGCTCCTCGGTGACAGTGACCATCAGCGTCGGCTCCTGGCCGACCTCGTCGGACTCTAG
- a CDS encoding TetR/AcrR family transcriptional regulator translates to MATSRATAEIEDQDEVDRRNQILEAANQCFTQLGIQRTSVQDVARMASVSRGTVYRYFEDRHVLIEAAIEFGAQKFYQLVAAAMAKKSTLAEKLGAMAETHARILLDHRTRNRLMADDAELMRHMISDGDSAVRRSTEFLVPYVREAQKRGEVGASVDVTAASEWLARIIYSFSTVNEAQTFDMSKPETVRKYVEKFAVNGLR, encoded by the coding sequence ATGGCAACCTCACGGGCGACCGCCGAGATCGAAGACCAAGACGAAGTCGATCGACGGAACCAGATCCTCGAGGCGGCCAATCAGTGCTTCACGCAGCTCGGCATCCAGCGCACGAGCGTCCAGGATGTAGCACGCATGGCGAGCGTGTCGCGCGGCACCGTGTACCGCTACTTCGAGGACCGGCATGTGCTCATCGAGGCGGCGATCGAGTTCGGAGCTCAGAAGTTCTACCAGCTGGTCGCCGCAGCGATGGCGAAGAAGTCCACGCTGGCCGAGAAGTTGGGCGCCATGGCCGAGACCCACGCGAGGATTCTGCTGGATCACCGCACCAGGAATCGCCTGATGGCCGACGATGCCGAGTTGATGCGCCACATGATCTCCGATGGCGACTCCGCGGTCCGGCGGTCCACGGAATTCCTCGTGCCCTACGTCCGCGAAGCACAGAAGCGTGGCGAAGTCGGCGCATCGGTCGACGTCACCGCCGCCAGTGAATGGCTGGCGCGCATCATCTACTCGTTCTCCACCGTGAACGAGGCGCAGACCTTCGACATGTCCAAGCCCGAAACGGTGCGCAAGTACGTGGAGAAGTTCGCCGTCAACGGTCTGCGCTGA
- a CDS encoding aldehyde dehydrogenase — protein sequence MAGVWHEDRMLIDGRLVAASDAGTYDNVNPATEATIGVAAHGTQADMDAAIGAARRAFDHTDWADDLEFRVRCVRQLHEALTKHADDLRATAVAEVGCPIALTYGPQIDAPLAGLPWVADLAENYPWETDLGIAEPFGIATRRTMRREPVGVVGAITPWNYPVQINLAKVIPALAAGNTVVLKPAPDTPYCATLLGQLIAEHTDIPAGVVNIVTSLDHALGQQLCEDPRVDMISFTGSTATGTRIMIAAAPTIKKLFLELGGKSALVALDDADLGSVVTSAAFAATTHAGQGCANTTRLLLPRAHYREGVEALAETLKGWPYGDPTDSSVLMGPLIREEQRQRVLRYIRTGVDEGATIASGGGVPAHLPTGFYVEPTLLADVDPDSTVAQEEIFGPVLVAIPHDGDDHAVEIANNSRYGLSGTVVSASDERARAVANRMRTGTVNVNGGVFYGADVPFGGYKQSGVGREMGVAGFEEYLEIKSIAEGAS from the coding sequence ATGGCAGGCGTCTGGCACGAAGATCGGATGTTGATCGACGGGCGCTTGGTCGCCGCGTCGGACGCGGGGACCTACGACAACGTCAACCCCGCGACCGAGGCGACCATCGGCGTCGCCGCCCACGGAACACAGGCCGACATGGACGCCGCCATCGGCGCGGCCCGGCGGGCGTTCGACCACACCGACTGGGCCGACGACCTCGAGTTCCGGGTGCGCTGCGTCCGTCAGTTGCACGAGGCGCTGACCAAGCACGCCGACGACCTGCGCGCGACGGCCGTCGCAGAAGTCGGCTGTCCCATCGCGCTGACCTACGGACCGCAGATCGATGCGCCATTGGCCGGACTGCCCTGGGTGGCCGACCTCGCCGAGAACTACCCGTGGGAGACCGACCTCGGTATCGCCGAACCGTTCGGCATCGCCACCCGGCGTACCATGCGCCGCGAACCCGTCGGGGTCGTCGGGGCCATCACACCGTGGAACTATCCCGTCCAGATCAACCTGGCGAAGGTCATTCCCGCGCTGGCGGCCGGCAACACCGTCGTGCTCAAGCCCGCTCCCGACACCCCGTACTGTGCCACGCTGCTCGGCCAACTGATCGCCGAGCACACCGACATCCCCGCCGGGGTGGTCAACATCGTCACCTCGCTCGATCACGCCCTAGGTCAGCAGCTCTGTGAGGATCCGCGGGTCGACATGATCTCGTTCACCGGATCGACCGCCACCGGAACCCGCATCATGATCGCCGCGGCTCCCACGATCAAGAAGCTCTTCCTCGAACTCGGCGGGAAGTCCGCGCTCGTCGCACTCGACGACGCCGACCTCGGCTCGGTGGTGACATCGGCGGCCTTCGCCGCGACCACTCATGCGGGCCAGGGCTGCGCCAACACCACCCGGCTCCTACTTCCCCGCGCGCACTACCGCGAAGGCGTTGAGGCGCTCGCCGAAACCCTGAAGGGGTGGCCGTATGGCGATCCGACCGACTCGTCGGTGTTGATGGGTCCGCTGATCCGCGAGGAACAGCGCCAACGCGTCCTGCGCTACATCCGCACCGGCGTAGACGAGGGCGCGACCATCGCCAGCGGTGGTGGCGTGCCTGCGCACCTGCCGACCGGTTTCTACGTCGAACCGACGCTGCTTGCCGACGTTGATCCGGATTCCACGGTGGCGCAGGAGGAGATCTTCGGACCGGTGTTGGTGGCGATACCCCATGACGGCGATGACCATGCCGTCGAGATCGCCAACAACTCTCGTTACGGGCTGTCCGGCACGGTGGTCAGCGCATCCGACGAGCGCGCCCGCGCGGTGGCCAACAGGATGCGGACCGGCACAGTCAACGTCAACGGCGGCGTCTTCTATGGCGCGGACGTGCCGTTCGGCGGCTACAAACAGAGCGGGGTCGGACGCGAGATGGGTGTCGCCGGTTTTGAGGAGTACCTGGAGATCAAGTCGATTGCCGAGGGAGCCTCGTGA
- a CDS encoding SDR family NAD(P)-dependent oxidoreductase, producing the protein MTARSLAGKRVVVVGGSAGIGRAFAVRAIADGARLVVVARRELPAEVLAAAASATSVSADIREPDACARVGQVAADTLGEIDLLLISAGYAPLKAFAEVDAEDWIKVLSTNVIGVHQIIQAHLPILGPSAVIAVLSSDSVRHPHRALGAYSASKAAMERSLVAWRLEHPGYRFSCIEVGATVPTDFISDFDPDLLGVVAGEWISRGLVPSTHMTPETVADTLAGIFASALENPNVGLEHVTLKSPAAPMTP; encoded by the coding sequence GTGACCGCGAGGTCACTGGCCGGCAAGCGGGTGGTCGTCGTCGGGGGGTCCGCCGGTATCGGCCGGGCTTTCGCCGTCCGGGCGATCGCCGACGGCGCCCGTCTGGTCGTGGTGGCGCGCCGTGAGCTGCCCGCCGAAGTCCTCGCCGCCGCCGCATCGGCGACATCGGTATCTGCCGACATCCGCGAGCCCGACGCCTGCGCCCGGGTTGGTCAGGTCGCGGCCGACACCCTCGGCGAGATCGACCTTCTCCTGATCAGCGCCGGGTATGCACCGCTGAAGGCGTTCGCCGAGGTCGATGCCGAGGACTGGATCAAGGTGCTGTCCACCAATGTGATCGGCGTCCACCAGATCATCCAGGCACACCTGCCGATACTGGGTCCCTCTGCCGTAATCGCGGTGTTGTCGTCGGACTCCGTGCGTCACCCGCACCGCGCGCTGGGGGCCTACTCGGCCAGCAAGGCAGCGATGGAACGCAGCCTGGTGGCCTGGCGGCTGGAACACCCCGGTTATCGGTTCAGCTGTATCGAAGTCGGAGCAACGGTCCCCACGGACTTCATCTCGGATTTCGATCCTGATCTGCTCGGGGTCGTTGCGGGCGAGTGGATCTCCCGCGGACTGGTGCCCTCGACACACATGACGCCGGAAACCGTCGCAGACACCCTGGCCGGCATCTTCGCCAGTGCGCTCGAAAATCCCAATGTGGGCCTCGAACATGTCACCCTGAAATCGCCCGCTGCCCCGATGACCCCGTAA
- a CDS encoding DUF427 domain-containing protein, with protein sequence MLTETDHVDRLYFPESSVNWELFTPSPHQTTCPFKGVATYWHLTGASAPVDDVAWSYRTPLDEVAPIAGYVSFAAPAIRVMVVEKWPDGSVVPATFPLWGDADELIRLIDVAPASEHSYIGPAHGPTQRDVVEGGQLLAEAIVAVSKTVPEQRVTSASMIFTKAASFTAPVDVDVELLRRGKTFSTAHVRISQHDTLRSIGLVLTDSGAPDVIRDVEQMPDVPGPDHAVPFAGFGMPGRQIRIVDGAYDPDPDRVAPPRIDAWIRFRSAPAQRYLQSALLAQSTTHWTIAAGMLPHRGFGEARAHRDLSTGIMKVDIAFHDEADVTDWLLYSNRAFWSGNGLVQGEGRVFTRDGSLAASYVVQAMVRGFSRDPAALGLDSRTAM encoded by the coding sequence TTGCTGACCGAGACCGATCACGTCGACCGTCTGTACTTCCCTGAAAGCTCGGTGAACTGGGAGCTCTTCACGCCGTCGCCGCATCAGACCACCTGCCCGTTCAAGGGAGTCGCGACATACTGGCACCTCACCGGCGCGAGTGCGCCCGTCGACGATGTCGCCTGGTCGTACCGCACGCCGCTGGACGAAGTCGCGCCCATCGCCGGTTACGTGTCGTTCGCCGCCCCCGCCATACGGGTGATGGTCGTGGAGAAGTGGCCCGACGGCAGTGTCGTTCCAGCGACGTTTCCGCTCTGGGGAGATGCCGATGAGCTGATCCGTCTGATCGACGTGGCGCCGGCCAGCGAGCACTCGTACATCGGGCCCGCGCACGGCCCGACGCAACGGGACGTCGTCGAGGGCGGTCAGCTGCTCGCCGAGGCTATCGTGGCCGTATCGAAAACGGTTCCCGAGCAACGTGTTACGTCCGCATCGATGATCTTCACCAAGGCTGCGTCGTTCACCGCCCCGGTGGATGTCGACGTCGAGTTGCTTCGACGCGGCAAGACGTTCTCGACCGCGCACGTCCGGATCAGTCAGCACGACACTCTCAGGAGCATAGGATTGGTACTGACCGACTCTGGTGCACCTGATGTGATTCGCGACGTCGAGCAGATGCCGGATGTCCCCGGTCCCGATCACGCGGTTCCGTTCGCAGGCTTCGGGATGCCCGGCAGGCAGATCCGTATCGTCGACGGCGCTTACGACCCGGATCCCGATCGTGTGGCACCGCCGAGAATCGACGCGTGGATACGTTTCCGCTCGGCGCCTGCGCAGCGGTACCTACAGTCGGCCCTGTTGGCGCAGTCGACCACCCACTGGACGATCGCAGCGGGGATGCTCCCACACCGCGGCTTCGGGGAAGCCCGCGCCCACCGCGATCTCTCCACGGGAATCATGAAAGTCGACATCGCTTTCCATGATGAAGCCGACGTCACGGACTGGCTGCTCTATTCCAACCGGGCGTTCTGGTCCGGCAACGGACTTGTCCAAGGAGAGGGCCGAGTGTTCACCCGCGACGGCTCCCTCGCTGCGTCCTACGTCGTTCAGGCCATGGTGCGTGGTTTCAGCCGGGACCCCGCCGCTCTGGGACTGGACAGTCGCACCGCGATGTGA
- a CDS encoding mycofactocin-coupled SDR family oxidoreductase, which translates to MNRLKGKVALVTGAARGQGRSHAVHLADEGADIIALDICADIESNEYPLATPADLDETADLVEKAGQRVVTAAVDVRDRAALMSALEDAVAQLGGLHVVVANAGICPQGNHIPFRGFIDAFDVDFVGVVNTIHVSLDHLGSGGSIIATGSIAGLIDQKDLATGGGPQGPGGAGYGMAKKMIRDYTKALALTLAPHSIRVNAVHPTNVNTDMLHNQPMYKVFRPDLPEPSREDAELVFPVLQAMPTPWVEPEDISHAVVYLASDEARFVTGQQLFVDAGAALKIGV; encoded by the coding sequence ATGAATCGGCTGAAGGGCAAGGTTGCCTTGGTGACCGGCGCGGCCCGCGGTCAGGGCCGCAGCCACGCTGTCCATCTCGCCGACGAGGGTGCCGACATCATCGCGCTCGACATCTGCGCCGACATCGAGTCGAATGAGTACCCACTCGCTACCCCGGCAGATCTGGACGAGACCGCTGATCTGGTCGAGAAGGCCGGGCAGCGAGTCGTCACCGCAGCCGTCGACGTACGCGACCGGGCCGCCCTCATGTCCGCGCTGGAGGATGCCGTCGCCCAGCTCGGCGGTCTGCACGTGGTGGTCGCCAATGCCGGCATCTGCCCGCAAGGCAACCACATTCCGTTCCGCGGCTTCATCGACGCGTTCGACGTGGACTTCGTCGGCGTCGTCAACACCATCCACGTCAGTCTCGATCATCTCGGCTCCGGTGGCTCCATCATCGCGACCGGATCGATTGCCGGACTGATCGACCAGAAGGACCTCGCCACCGGCGGCGGACCACAGGGACCCGGCGGCGCCGGATACGGCATGGCGAAGAAGATGATCCGTGACTACACGAAGGCGCTGGCTCTGACGTTGGCTCCGCACAGCATCCGGGTCAACGCTGTGCACCCGACCAACGTCAACACCGACATGCTGCACAACCAGCCCATGTACAAGGTGTTCCGGCCCGACCTGCCCGAACCGTCGCGAGAAGACGCGGAGCTGGTGTTTCCCGTTCTACAGGCGATGCCCACCCCGTGGGTCGAACCCGAGGACATCTCGCACGCCGTTGTGTACCTGGCATCCGACGAGGCGCGCTTCGTCACCGGCCAGCAGCTGTTCGTCGACGCCGGCGCAGCGCTCAAGATCGGAGTGTGA
- a CDS encoding heme-binding protein encodes MLSHRTFARRMLVAAVSTGAVLVGAAAPVSAQPAPPPPNCTAADLAGIMSGVMAATSAYLFTHPPVNDFFTSMKDVPKEERREALVSFLDANPQVKAEMQGIRQPAVDFRQRCG; translated from the coding sequence ATGTTGTCTCACAGGACCTTCGCGCGACGCATGCTGGTGGCTGCCGTCAGCACCGGTGCGGTGCTGGTCGGCGCAGCCGCACCCGTCTCCGCCCAGCCGGCTCCGCCACCGCCGAACTGCACGGCCGCCGACCTGGCCGGCATCATGTCGGGGGTCATGGCCGCCACCTCGGCCTATCTGTTCACCCACCCGCCGGTCAACGACTTCTTCACCTCGATGAAGGACGTGCCCAAGGAGGAGCGGCGGGAGGCGCTGGTGTCATTCCTTGACGCCAACCCGCAGGTGAAGGCTGAGATGCAGGGCATCCGCCAGCCCGCGGTGGATTTCCGGCAGCGCTGCGGGTAA